A region from the Andrena cerasifolii isolate SP2316 chromosome 11, iyAndCera1_principal, whole genome shotgun sequence genome encodes:
- the LOC143374907 gene encoding LOW QUALITY PROTEIN: uncharacterized protein LOC143374907 (The sequence of the model RefSeq protein was modified relative to this genomic sequence to represent the inferred CDS: deleted 1 base in 1 codon), whose translation MVDSDVDSWYDWRQRDDFNEMRRGRGTGFTNDVRPRGPDRFDRVTSDDSQKGRSRRNGLVSYSMTPASSKSGPEVRFINPAIYAETLNDEDEEHELEIRVKVSSKGNGQQFEGNHGDFTEVNDIMSTLSIKNDLSTSFVSHAGDQASAQETYRCYSLNSPPTPASLESDLVRSKSVVSRRASNRVERRCRIAGRADNNDELCSARKLDSEVQRYPVHSHNGHRVVQVSTASLTSISISEDRSNESELAKRITYSEWIRRKQESERRRKEEGDVVERRKRMEAERVAREKEERETRERENFVKWTERKKKEEEKRRAVAEKELELQKQLKVVEDKASVVKNLYLRQWARKKNEKEKARQRIEEMKQKQLDEGKKKRLEESLKAYENWTKMAKNKPKPATQGLLPHQKAKPAYVNPMPWQRIVDDFEGDEEGSSDARRTQDQPKISSRKSATSCISDTITRALLLLSSEAEHPSTGYVVQLE comes from the exons ATGGTTGACAGCGACGTTGACAGCTGGTATGATTGGAGACAGCGGGATGATTTTAATGAGATGCGCCGCGGAAGGGGCACTGGCTTCACGAACGATGTACGGCCGAGGGGGCCCGATCGTTTCGATCGTGTAACGTCCGACGACAGTCAGAAAGGACGTTCCCGAAGGAACGGATTAGTCAGTTACAGTATGACCCCTGCGAGCTCTAAATCTGGGCCAGAAGTTCGATTCATTAATCCAGCTATCTACGCCGAAACAttgaacgacgaggacgaggagcacGAGCTTGAGATTCGTGTGAAGGTCAGTTCCAAGGGCAACGGGCAGCAATTCGAAGGTAACCACGGTGATTTCACGGAAGTGAACGACATAATGTCCACGTTATCCATCAAGAACGATCTGTCTACTTCGTTCGTGAGCCACGCCGGTGACCAAGCTTCGGCCCAAGAAACGTATCGCTGTTATTCGTTGAATTCTCCACCTACGCCTGCGTCCCTGGAATCTGACCTTGTACGCTCGAAGTCTGTAGTATCACGTAGAGCATCGAATCGAGTCGAGAGACGATGTAGAATCGCTGGTAGAGCAGACAATAACGATGAGCTTTGTTCCGCTAGGAAGCTCGACTCGGAAGTGCAGAGGTATCCTGTACATTC GCACAACGGGCACCGAGTCGTGCAAGTATCCACGGCGTCGTTGACAAGCATCAGCATCTCGGAGGATAGATCGAACGAGAGCGAGCTCGCTAAGAGAATCACTTACAGCGAGTGGATCCGCAGAAAGCAGGAGTCGGAACGGCGAAGAAAGGAGGAGGGAGATGTGGTTGAGAGGAGAAAGCGAATGGAAGCGGAGAGGGTGGCTCGGGAGAAGGAGGAGAGGGAAACACGGGAGCGAGAGAATTTCGTGAAGTGGActgaaaggaagaagaaggaagaagagaagagGAGAGCAGTGGCGGAGAAGGAGCTGGAGTTGCAGAAGCAGCTGAAAGTGGTCGAAGACAAAGCTTCCGTGGTGAAGAATTTGTATCTTCGCCAGTGGGCTCGCAAAAagaacgagaaagagaaag CTCGTCAGAGGATAGAGGAGATGAAACAAAAGCAGCTGGACGAGGGAAAGAAGAAGAGATTAGAGGAAAGCCTGAAAGCCTATGAGAATTGGACCAAAATGGCGAAGAACAAACCTAAGCCTGCCACGCAAGGACTTCTGC CTCATCAGAAAGCAAAGCCAGCGTACGTAAACCCTATGCCCTGGCAGCGAATCGTCGATGActtcgagggcgacgaggagggCTCATCGGACGCGAGAAGAACGCAA GACCAGCCGAAGATCAGCAGTAGGAAAAGTGCTACATCTTGTATCAGTGACACGATT ACAcgcgcgctgctgctgctgtcttCGGAGGCAGAACATCCTTCCACGGGATATGTCGTACAATTAGAATGA